The Tetrapisispora phaffii CBS 4417 chromosome 16, complete genome genomic sequence AAGAAtccaatattatattatattacactatatatatatgatatttcttttgcCACCttaaacaaataaatttaatctCTAAGCTTCAATACTTAGGGCGGGTAACTGTCTGCAGATAATGAGTTTAAGAACATTCAATCACCAAACAAGGTTCCAATTGACCATTGTTTATgttaatataaattgatCAATGGTCATAAGAGAGTTGGtaaacattttaataatctCTTAGTTCTATCCCAGAAGGGCTTTTTAAGAAAGTTAAGCTTTTCCTTTAACGGTTTTTGAAGGAACCATCATTGAGCTGTCTTATGGCGGATCTTTAcattttgttttgaattGTTAATTTCAAGTAGTTAACGTTAACTTATGCTGATGGTCatctattaaatttttacaaTAATCTATAtccaattatttatatctaaTATATGTATTCACGATTCAGGTCCAGAACGGTTAGTGCTCTATATGTATCTCTAGGCATCTTATATTGAATGGTACCTGCATATATCATGCAGTTTCTTGTTATTTTCTTCAgttcttcaatatcattagTGGCTTGAGTGTGTTGCTTGATTATTCTATTAGTATTCTCATATATTCTTTTAGCACATGTCATTAccatcaataaaatatttggaatGTTCTTGATTAGATATTTATCTAGCGTTGGTAATGAATGAGCACCTTTTGAAGCTTCTAATTCATTGCGAAGTGGGATAATATTTAGAGCTTCGATCTCGGAAAGGCATTCACGCCAATTCTCTTTCGTGAATAGAGCCCTAGCTTTTGAAATCTTTATTAACAGTTTAGTAGTATTAAAGCTTTTATTGTCAATTTTAGCAATTATTTCTGCATCTTTAGAGTATTGCAAAACCAAATTTTCAGCAAACAAAATAGCATtagtttcaatattatccACAATTTGAACTAAGTTACTATCCAATTCTGATTCACTTAATAATTCACTTAATTGttcattaattatttttattaccaTATCATACTGTTTGGAAAGTTGGCATAGCAATAGACTATCACTTACTCtctcttcttcatcagCTTGAACAATTGCCCTTTGAATGACCTCATTTATAAACTTTTCAGGATTGTCTAATTTTAACAACTCGAGTCTTTGACTTAAAACACCAGGAAGCTTTACCCCATCTCTATTAACCTTACCCAATAATATTGTGAATTCTTTCGTATCCAAAACCAAATGTAAAAAGGCTTCTTTACATAATTCGAGCtgttcattatcattacaTAGAGTAATTAACGTAATATATTCAGCTGCAATCCTAGGATCTGAGAATTTAAATGATCGAATGTACGAATTTATGATTGATGCAAAATTAATACCATTAACTCCAGACTTATTTTGGTGAtctatcaattttttatcaattaacGATATATACAAATGGACACTGTTAATTTCATCGAACTCAGATAAATATTGAACTGCTTCAGAATATAAACCacataatattaaaacttcTAAGTAATTGTTACCAAGTTTGTTTGGTCCATGTGAcattgtaatattttggAATTCTTCTAAAGAGAAAGATTCATAAACAGAATAACTGCTCTCAGTTGGATCGGTAATTAAAATGAAATGGAACCAAACCCAATCTTCAACTGTCAGTAGAACTGAAGGTATAGACTTCCTAGATAAATCACACTTaccaataattttataaacaGCCAACCTAAAGAGATCTCCGTCAAATGAATTCTTAATATGTTGATTGAATTCTGAATTTAGTTTAGCAACAAATTCCAATGGTAATTTCCTATCTTTTGAGAATGTATATGCTTTAAAGTAAGCTAGGAAAGGCTgctcaatttttttcaaatgtGGTTTGCTTTTATTTAAGACTTCCAAAGCTTCTTCCAATAAACCTGCTCTCATTAAATAGAATACCAAAGCCCATACTGGAACGTTATCAATAACTGTTAAATTGTTTATCGTCCAATTtccttttttatttttaagtttcatattcaaaaaaacaattgcTCTTTCGATATTTGCTTGTAAAATTGGATTACTTGAGAAGTTGAATTCAGGTCTCGAAAATTGAATGGATAtagtatttaaatattgtttaaattcattttctagatatatttttgaatcttCAACAAcattgttattattcaatttagatttcaatattttacaacatttcaacatatttttgtcattttcattatctaaTGAAGGTAAGAAGTTATTGTACTCatcaattaatgaaaaaggCTGTTTGTTTtgtctattattattgaatacatatataattgaaGCATATCTTTCGAATTTCATTCTTGTTAGTTGGTTTTCATTAACATCAAAATTTGATTGTGAATTTGGAGAAGAGAAATGGTTGActtcattattaactttaCGATTGCTATTATAAATGTTTTTACTCTTTAGCattttcttgaaatttaattcaaCTTCCTCCTTTCTTTGGTCCCAATCTAAATTCAAAACTTGGTTAATAGAATaatcaaattctttttcagtAGTAGACagtaatttttcaatggaatataaaatgttattttGTCTAAATTCTGATTGTTCTTGAGCTTTATTAAGCTCTTTTGAAGCTACACTTGACACATCACTGATAGGAtgtatctttaaatttttattttgagtTTCTTGTGACATGTCAGTTCTCAGAGTATCATATAGACTATCAAATTCTTCCATAGAGATACCACTCCCAGCTAACAGATAGTGTGCTtttgtataattttttgttgcACTCCCATTATGTGCTTCGTTCCTCAATTTCTTGGCTCTTAAGATCAATTCGTCGTAACTTAACTGGATAAGCCCCAAATCTGAAGAGCTCGAAGGTAAATTCTTAGAAGATGCAACTAACTCGTCAAATAATTTACTGgttccattattattttgaacaTGATCATTTTCCAGTCTTTGATCGACAGGTACCTCATTAACACTCATCTTTGCAATTGAAAGTAGAAAACTAATACAgttctttttttcaatgtGCACAGTTTTTCTACTACTATATATAAGTGACTGTAGCTGAGTCAGAGACggtaaatatatttgtatctATTTATACAACTACTCTTAAAACGAATTAGTATTTCTATACATCATCTATCCAATATCTTTAGCTAACAAATAAAAGTGATGTCTTCtctaatttcaaaattaaaaaaaaaaaatttgaaaaaaatacgGTGTGTTACCCggaatatattaaaaggCGTCACATCTCCATTTGCAgacacatatatatagaagTTCATCAttagttaaataattacaGCTCATTACTCTTATGTTATGACATTTATTAGCAATTAAAACTACTTATTGTGTTAGTGTATTGGGTCATTTAACAAGTAAATGAGAACTGGAGCCAATTACTTCTGTGCAAGCATATCCACAAATTTATCGATCTCTAGATCAACAAAATCAGATGTTTTTGTGACTGACAGAATTTGTTCTACTTGTTCATTGTTTTCTCCATAATGTTCTTTTACATGTCTTTGGAATTTTTCCCAAATTAATGGTATGCCCTCTTCTCTTCTGAATTTATGGCCAATTGGGTACTCCACTCTGATTTCATCTAAAACTGTGCCATCTTCCAGCTCTATGACCAATGAATTACCAATTGATCTTTTTTTAGGATCATAATAGTCGGTGGTAAATGTCGTTTCTTCCTCACATGTCATCTTATTTCTTAGTACATTTATTTCAGTATTTGATGCGTTTTCATCCGAATAATCAGTAGCAGTTAAACGTCCATATATTAATGGGAAAGCAATCATATACTGTATACAATGATCTCTATCGGCATAATTATAAAGGTCCCCCTTTTTGTCAATAATCTCTAAGGCTGCCTTCTGGgttttaataatgacaGATTTTATGTCCTTATATGATTTATTCATGTTCtttaaaactttatttGCCTCAATTGCTGCCTCAACCGCAGTTTGAGCATGGAACTCTGCTGGgaatgaaattttaaacaaaatattttccatAACGTAGGAATCAAATTCGGACCTTTGCTTGAAAGAGAATGGTTTACCATTAAACAGGACATCGTAAAACCCCCATCTTTTTGCTGTTAACACGGAAGGAATCTCACCAATGTGTGCGTTTTTAGTTAGATAAGATAAATGAACTGCTCTTGCAACAGCATAACCGGCCGCCCACGATTTTCTTGACCCCGTATTTGGGGCATGCCTGTAAGTTCTTAAGGACTGTCCATCTACAAAGGCATGGGAAACAGCAGTGTTGATTTGTTCTTTAGATAGCCCTAATAATCTAGACACAACAGCTGTGGTAGCAACTTTAACCAATACAACGTGATCCAGCCCaactttattaaaagaattatccAAAGCTAATATTCCCTGTATTTCATGTGCTTTTACCATGTTCTCTAAGATATCCTTGactgtaaatattttacctTCCTTACCACCAGTGGCTCTAGATAGTCTTGTCAAATAATCTGCTACTGGAAGAATTCCACCAAGGTTATCAGAAGGATGACCCCACTCTGCAGCTAGCCAACaatcattaaaatctaACCAACGAATAAGAGACCCCACTGCAAATGCACCGTCTACTGGATCCATCACCAGATTTGTACCTAGAACTTTCGTCCCATTTGGAACTACTGTCCCTGGAACAATAGgttgaataattttacGAGCTTGTTCATGTTGCAATGCAGCAAGTCCACAACCAATAGTATCCAGAAAACATAATCTTGCAGTATCCATGGCAAGAGTCGAGgtgatttttttattaactaCATAATCTGAGATCTTATCAATAACTTCATCAGACTTTGGCCTTACATTCAAGTTAGCTGATGGAACCTGGAAAGAACTTCTCCTCTTAATTTCTGTCATAATCTTAGCTTTTCTAAACATTGTGATCGCTGATAATCCTTTGTCTTCATCGATATAAATCGTTAACAAACTAATTATATAGAGATAAAAAGATGACAATtaagatatttaaatatgtacatttaaaatagtaccattttatataataagcATCTAATAAACTTAGCGACAGTGTCATGAATAGACAAAAGTTGTACTggcaaaaaaaaaaacgTTTGTTGCAATTGATGTTATTAGTTCACTTTACATAATGCCTTAAGTTGAGCAATATCAACACTCTTTGGTCTTTCTATGGGGAGTCCATAAATCCTATCCCAAACCAGTTGAGTTAAAGGACCCATTGATCTTGAACAACCAAATATCACagtaaaaaataataattcctTTAATCCATAATGATAAAAGATAATACCTGAAGCTGAATCAACATTTGGATAAGGATTCTTTGTTTTACCATGCTCCAATAAGACTTGGGGTGCAAATGTAGATAACTTTTGCattaatttgatattgtCATCATCTTTGAACTCAGTgaactttcttttttccACAAAATCCAACATCACATTAAATCTAGGGTCAGGCTTTCTTAATATGGCATGGCCATATCCAGGAATGACTTTCCTGGAATCTAAAAGATTTTTTAACCTATCTTTAATCTGTTGATCATCATCGATGGAGGTTATTTCCGAGTTCATTTGAATCAAAAACCTTACAACCTCTTGTGCTGCCAACCCATGCAATGGACCAGCTAAACCCAAAATACCTGACGAATAACTTAGAAAAGGGTCATTCAATGCACTTCCAACTAAATGCGTGGCATGAGCTGATACATTTCCACCTTCGTGATCTACATGTATCCCCGTATACAAACGCATGAGGTCAATGAAATCATCAGACTGGGATTTAGTTAGGTTACAACGATTGCTGGAGTCGGTACTATTAACCATTCCTAGCATGGAACAGATGTTATAACTCCAATCTTTATCTTCGTTAAGGACCCCTAACAGTTCCCCTCCATTACCTGTTatctttgaatatattcttCCTGTAATTTCTGGTAAGTAAgctattaaattcattgcATCTTCATATGTAGAATCCCAATAATTTTCCTTACCAAGTTGACCTGATGCATATTTGTTGGAGAAACTGGAGTATTTGTTTAATGATGCTAATCCTATAACAAGTTGTGTCATTGGATGCAAATCTTGAGGCAAATCTGATAAAAGCTTAATAGTCTCTTGAGGTAGTGACTTGGCCCTCAAAGCTAATTCTTTACTTAGTGAGTTTGCTTCATCCTGTGTTGGGATTTCAGATGTCATTAATAGCCACAGCATTGATTCTGGTAAGAAACTATTACTCTTGGAGCCATCTTTCACCTTTGGTAACAGTTTCTGACAATCTTCAATGGTTCGACCATGAAATCTAATGCCAGTCTCAGGATCTAAAGTTGTGCTTTGCCAAAACATCGACGAATTATTTCTCATACCTCCAATTATAGAACCAATTGTGATATCTCCAACTTTAACATTGTTGAATTTGGATTTGATGTTTAAcaattcttctttcttttctggAATCAATTCAGTTAGTCGTGtcttcaaattcttcaCCCCACGATAACTGGATGAATGGCTATATAACCTTCTTGTGCTTCTGAGCATCACAAATTACTTGTTCTGTTTGTAactatataatattatatttatccTTTGCATACATTGACTTATTACtacattttaaatatatagtggaattatttgttttttatatGAATTAGTGTCATTACAAATAATTCGAATAAGTCACTTAATATATGAAAGAGTAACAAGAATTTGGATCTTCTCAATATCTAACGTCAAGTTAATGTACTAATTGaatcatcatttaaaaatattgtcatttatatttgaaatattcaattcaacCGAATTTATGACATgatcatattttttattattattactatttattatttatgttAACCAGCATTCAGTTAACAGAAGAGTAATAAGTTAATGCAAatctaatatataaatgaagaTGGGTACGATTGAAATAAGTATTCATTTTAAAAGAGTCAAGAAACTATGCAAAAGAAACCCtcttttttgatttcttaCTTTCTTTCATAgcatcttcttcttctttttgtGCTTTCTCTAATTCACGTTTGTTCTTTCTACGTAACGTTCTTGCAACTGATGACTTATGTTTGATTTGGTCTTTAGTTTCTTCTAGTTTATCTTGTTTTGCAGCTTCTTTAACTTCTAATTCTTGACGTTTTATTTCTCTAATTTCTTCAAGTCTTCTTGCTTTCTCAAGTTTACTCTCTGTTACGTCGTCGTATTTGTCACCAATTGTGTTTATTAAACGGTTAAGAGCTAATAAGTCATGATCTCCCATAAACTTCTTACCTTTCTTACCATGTCTTAATTTCACACCAGGTACAATGGCTTTGTTTAAAGTTGGAATATCCAATTCCTTATCACTATATTTACGAGGCTGTTTCTTAACACCATATAGTCTAGCACGAGCTTGTTCTTTACTgttttcatatttatttggCTTTCTCTTCTTTGATCTCTCAGTTAATTTAGGAACATTAGCCATTTGGTTTCTAGCTTGTGAATCCTGGAAGACCTCAGGTCTAACCTCACGCATGGTGCTTTGCTTTTTTGATGATTTCTTAACAACCATATTCTACTGTATTCTACTGTATTCCTTTGGTTTCTTcacaatttaaataatacaatgATTAGCTTAGTTATACTAACTTCAATGACAAAATCTACCGTTGAATTTAGATATTCTTATATATCAATCAATactaaaaaattatacTCATCGATTTTGCGAAgagattaaaaaattttacgaagaaagaaatttataaaatcatACAATTGCGGACACACATTCACTAAAGAAAAAGCACATACACAGATTAtgttataatatttttcaaaagataaaCTATTTTCGGAAATCAATGTATTAaatgttatattattatttaaaattcaattacttttataagtaacaaaaattaaataccTTGAATAAGTTATTATCAGATTTCTtagaataatatttaagaaaatatttttaattaaaatagtTCATGTGTATTTGGAACGGATTTATTAGGTtagtatttattattttgatttcttgTATGTCTCTGATTTGTCTTGTTAAGGCTTTTTTACATTATCGATGccatttatattttgaagattAAAGAATAGGTAATAGACATGCTATATATTTAGAGTTTTATGTAATAATGTAAAATCTGCCTGTCAATAATGCGATAGCAGTTTGTGTTATAATTATACTAATTTACAATATAGAATATTCTTCTAGAACATGAAGAGATTCGGTTTGGCAGCACTAGGTGACCAACAAGATCAAAGGTATTCAGATGTGAGTAATGATATACTGAAAAGACAATCCGTTGAGTTAGACGAACAACTTTCGATATTCAGAGATAGGTTAATTAAGTTTGCAAAAAAGCATAATAAGGAAATTAAGGAGAACTCTGAATTTAGATCGAAATTTATGCGTATGTGTTCTTCAATTGGTATAGATCCCTTATCCTTGTTTGATAAGGACAGGCATATATTTAATGCAGAAGATTTTTATTATGAGATATGtgttaaaataattgagATATGTAGGCAAACTAGGGATATGAATGGAGGAATTACATCATTAGATGAATTAGAGAATGGATATTTtgcaaatttaaaattagataGGACTGATTTAGAGAAATCCATTGAAATGCTGAAATCTTTAGACGGGGGCATCGAaacatttcaaataaagGGTAGAAAGTTTTTAAGAAGTATTCCTAATGAATTGACTAGTGATCAAACGAAAATTTTAGAAGTTTGTTCAGTATTAGGCTACGCAAGTATTTCACTGCTTAAAGCCAATTTAGATTGGAAAAGAGTAAGAAGTAAGGCTGTTTTGGATGAAATGGTATCGAATGGCTTACTTTGGGTtgataatcaaaataatggTAAAGAAGTTCTTTTTTGGGATCCTTCATGGATTATGAATCTACAAGGAAAGTAGAAAGTACTATATTATCTGTTTATACATATCgtaatgataaattatttggaAATACATAATAGCATGATtttatgaaaaattgagaattgatatataattgCAAGGTTTAATTATAGATGATTGCACAATcctaatttattttttggaattttttttctctgCTTATACTTTTTATTCACTATCTCGTAGGATTCCATGACCTTTCTTTTAAACAGTTTCTCATAGGTACCTACTATCTTGCCTTTACCATCTCCTAGATTAATCCttgttttattttggaaatcCTGATCCGCACTTGGGAGTATATCTTGAAATATAGTAGCAACAGTTGATTTCAGTTGATAACCTAATGTTAACCCTTCAACGATTTTACTATACTTGATAGAGTTATAGTCATTAACATTATTCATGATCCAATCCATTTCTGGAAACTTGCAATCATAAAGGATTAAAGGTATATCACTTGCCATATCATATATTGGCTTTTGAGGGTTACTGGCAACATCTACTAACTGTGAGACAATCTCCGGTACTTCTAGATTTTGACcaactaaaaataaaatagcGGTCATGCAACGGACTTGGTGCCATAAGAATGCAGAACCTATTAAAtcaaaacaataaaattctTCATTGACCTGTAATATTTGTGAACTCATCattgttcttttaaaattagtAATCTGTTTTGAACCATctaatttacaaaaatttcTAAAATCATGTTCACCTTTAAAGTAGGAAGCAGCAGTTTCCATAgctgatatatttaatccATCTTTCTTAAACagatatttataatgaCGGTATTGGCAACTAAATCTTGCATCAAAACCAGTTGGTGGGCGTAAACAAACTGCAGATATTCTGATATCATCAGGTAACAATTGGTTTAGAATGTTAATGTATtgtatttcttttgaatcGAATTCGGAATTCATTTGTTGCTCTGGTGTTAAATTTGATCTTACGTTTAATGAGATGACTTGATTCATTGCACTAACACCCTTATCAGTTCTTCCACATCTACTGAATTTAAAGTCACTGGGGTTTATTGATGGAATTAGTTTACATTTGTTCATAGCATCTACTATTACACCTTCTACGGTAGGCAATGCAGTTGGCTCCTTTTGAATGGCTAAACCATTATAATTCCAGCCTAGATAAGCAAATTTTAATGCAATAAATCTTGTATTATATTTCGAAAAGTcaaatttcttcttctcattaaattttttatttttgttttgagTTATTGATTCAGTATTTTCAATCTTATcgtttgtttttttattatgtttGGAAACATTATCTTCTAGTATTTCAAGTCGTCTTATTAGGTCTTCTTTGCTCCAAGTTCCGTACGATTTTTCCTCCATTATACCAAACAGCCTATACCTTCGAACTTTTatttatctaataatttaacataATGTTTAgtaatattcatttatgttattatataagGTAAAGAAGTCGACTTAtacttttataaatatcatatattcaatattaaaaaaatgcGATGAGctgtaaatttttatttcagCAAAGCGTTTCGGATCTGTGCGGTGCTAATGATATCGAAATATTGCTACTTGGATATATATCTTAAAACTGAACCGATGATTATATGGTGATGAGAGGATCAAAATGTTGttatttgattaaaatTGCATTGTAAATTTTATGATTATAAGTTGTTAGCaattataaacaattaatataatgaGTTTTGACAATATATGTCAAGTTCATTGGAAAGGTAATCAAATATCAGAAAACCTTATATATTTGGATTTCTGGTGTCGTAACATTTTTACATTTTGCTGTTACATCAATagtttcaaataaatattaaagtaTCCttgaaaaagatatataaacaagttgaattattataagtaatatttaatatcaaatactGATCCTCTTGGTTGCAACAAatcaattattgaatacAATATCTTCGATTAGATTCAAATCTCTCTTATCAGTTATCGAAAATTTCGATTAAATAcaaccaaaaaaaataagtttTAATCATTGTTTCATAGAatacaattatattatcttgAGATGTATTTTCATATAGACTTCTaattataatgataaaCTTAATGATAACCATTTGTTGAAGAACTATATCGATATTTATCTATCTATCTATGCCTTCCTTTAATTGTGTTGTCGACTTATGTCTGTACCCTGTTGGAACAGAATCTGTCAGTGGTTCCGACTTTGTTGCAAGAgttgaaaaaagaatacATGAATCTGGTTTAAAAAGCAGTTTACATAGTGCTGGCACTACTATCGAGGGACCTTGGGATCAAGTGATGAGTTTAGTTGGTAAGTTGCATGAGCATTGCCATAAAGAGAATTTCAAGAGAATACATTCGCATATAAGAGTTTGCTCAGTAATAGAGGATGAATGTAGTGCCTACTACAGATGATTAACTTCATTTTCNNNNNNNNNNNNNNNNNNNNNNNNNNNNNNNNNNNNNNNNNNNNNNNNNNNNNNNNNNNNNNNNNNNNNAATAAGTTCATTGTTTTatgtaaatttaaagaaatattaagtCTTTCAATTCGAATATGCAAACAAATCAACAGAAATGTTTATGActgataataaaacttcTACACCGACCAATACTATTACAATAAATTCTAAATACTCTTCCTGTGT encodes the following:
- the PDH1 gene encoding putative 2-methylcitrate dehydratase (similar to Saccharomyces cerevisiae PDH1 (YPR002W); ancestral locus Anc_8.93), whose translation is MFRKAKIMTEIKRRSSFQVPSANLNVRPKSDEVIDKISDYVVNKKITSTLAMDTARLCFLDTIGCGLAALQHEQARKIIQPIVPGTVVPNGTKVLGTNLVMDPVDGAFAVGSLIRWLDFNDCWLAAEWGHPSDNLGGILPVADYLTRLSRATGGKEGKIFTVKDILENMVKAHEIQGILALDNSFNKVGLDHVVLVKVATTAVVSRLLGLSKEQINTAVSHAFVDGQSLRTYRHAPNTGSRKSWAAGYAVARAVHLSYLTKNAHIGEIPSVLTAKRWGFYDVLFNGKPFSFKQRSEFDSYVMENILFKISFPAEFHAQTAVEAAIEANKVLKNMNKSYKDIKSVIIKTQKAALEIIDKKGDLYNYADRDHCIQYMIAFPLIYGRLTATDYSDENASNTEINVLRNKMTCEEETTFTTDYYDPKKRSIGNSLVIELEDGTVLDEIRVEYPIGHKFRREEGIPLIWEKFQRHVKEHYGENNEQVEQILSVTKTSDFVDLEIDKFVDMLAQK
- the CIT3 gene encoding citrate (Si)-synthase CIT3 (similar to Saccharomyces cerevisiae CIT3 (YPR001W); ancestral locus Anc_8.92); this encodes MLRSTRRLYSHSSSYRGVKNLKTRLTELIPEKKEELLNIKSKFNNVKVGDITIGSIIGGMRNNSSMFWQSTTLDPETGIRFHGRTIEDCQKLLPKVKDGSKSNSFLPESMLWLLMTSEIPTQDEANSLSKELALRAKSLPQETIKLLSDLPQDLHPMTQLVIGLASLNKYSSFSNKYASGQLGKENYWDSTYEDAMNLIAYLPEITGRIYSKITGNGGELLGVLNEDKDWSYNICSMLGMVNSTDSSNRCNLTKSQSDDFIDLMRLYTGIHVDHEGGNVSAHATHLVGSALNDPFLSYSSGILGLAGPLHGLAAQEVVRFLIQMNSEITSIDDDQQIKDRLKNLLDSRKVIPGYGHAILRKPDPRFNVMLDFVEKRKFTEFKDDDNIKLMQKLSTFAPQVLLEHGKTKNPYPNVDSASGIIFYHYGLKELLFFTVIFGCSRSMGPLTQLVWDRIYGLPIERPKSVDIAQLKALCKVN
- the TPHA0P00540 gene encoding thiamine-binding protein (similar to Saccharomyces cerevisiae ECM15 (YBL001C); ancestral locus Anc_3.206); its protein translation is MPSFNCVVDLCLYPVGTESVSGSDFVARVEKRIHESGLKSSLHSAGTTIEGPWDQVMSLVGKLHEHCHKENFKRIHSHIRVCSVIEDECSAYYR
- the TPHA0P00480 gene encoding uncharacterized protein (similar to Saccharomyces cerevisiae NIC96 (YFR002W); ancestral locus Anc_8.94), producing the protein MSVNEVPVDQRLENDHVQNNNGTSKLFDELVASSKNLPSSSSDLGLIQLSYDELILRAKKLRNEAHNGSATKNYTKAHYLLAGSGISMEEFDSLYDTLRTDMSQETQNKNLKIHPISDVSSVASKELNKAQEQSEFRQNNILYSIEKLLSTTEKEFDYSINQVLNLDWDQRKEEVELNFKKMLKSKNIYNSNRKVNNEVNHFSSPNSQSNFDVNENQLTRMKFERYASIIYVFNNNRQNKQPFSLIDEYNNFLPSLDNENDKNMLKCCKILKSKLNNNNVVEDSKIYLENEFKQYLNTISIQFSRPEFNFSSNPILQANIERAIVFLNMKLKNKKGNWTINNLTVIDNVPVWALVFYLMRAGLLEEALEVLNKSKPHLKKIEQPFLAYFKAYTFSKDRKLPLEFVAKLNSEFNQHIKNSFDGDLFRLAVYKIIGKCDLSRKSIPSVLLTVEDWVWFHFILITDPTESSYSVYESFSLEEFQNITMSHGPNKLGNNYLEVLILCGLYSEAVQYLSEFDEINSVHLYISLIDKKLIDHQNKSGVNGINFASIINSYIRSFKFSDPRIAAEYITLITLCNDNEQLELCKEAFLHLVLDTKEFTILLGKVNRDGVKLPGVLSQRLELLKLDNPEKFINEVIQRAIVQADEEERVSDSLLLCQLSKQYDMVIKIINEQLSELLSESELDSNLVQIVDNIETNAILFAENLVLQYSKDAEIIAKIDNKSFNTTKLLIKISKARALFTKENWRECLSEIEALNIIPLRNELEASKGAHSLPTLDKYLIKNIPNILLMVMTCAKRIYENTNRIIKQHTQATNDIEELKKITRNCMIYAGTIQYKMPRDTYRALTVLDLNREYIY
- the SNF8 gene encoding ESCRT-II subunit protein SNF8 (similar to Saccharomyces cerevisiae SNF8 (YPL002C); ancestral locus Anc_8.89); this encodes MKRFGLAALGDQQDQRYSDVSNDILKRQSVELDEQLSIFRDRLIKFAKKHNKEIKENSEFRSKFMRMCSSIGIDPLSLFDKDRHIFNAEDFYYEICVKIIEICRQTRDMNGGITSLDELENGYFANLKLDRTDLEKSIEMLKSLDGGIETFQIKGRKFLRSIPNELTSDQTKILEVCSVLGYASISLLKANLDWKRVRSKAVLDEMVSNGLLWVDNQNNGKEVLFWDPSWIMNLQGK
- the LOC1 gene encoding Loc1p (similar to Saccharomyces cerevisiae LOC1 (YFR001W); ancestral locus Anc_8.91), with the translated sequence MVVKKSSKKQSTMREVRPEVFQDSQARNQMANVPKLTERSKKRKPNKYENSKEQARARLYGVKKQPRKYSDKELDIPTLNKAIVPGVKLRHGKKGKKFMGDHDLLALNRLINTIGDKYDDVTESKLEKARRLEEIREIKRQELEVKEAAKQDKLEETKDQIKHKSSVARTLRRKNKRELEKAQKEEEDAMKESKKSKKRVSFA
- the TPHA0P00530 gene encoding tRNA pseudouridine synthase (similar to Saccharomyces cerevisiae DEG1 (YFL001W); ancestral locus Anc_8.88): MEEKSYGTWSKEDLIRRLEILEDNVSKHNKKTNDKIENTESITQNKNKKFNEKKKFDFSKYNTRFIALKFAYLGWNYNGLAIQKEPTALPTVEGVIVDAMNKCKLIPSINPSDFKFSRCGRTDKGVSAMNQVISLNVRSNLTPEQQMNSEFDSKEIQYINILNQLLPDDIRISAVCLRPPTGFDARFSCQYRHYKYLFKKDGLNISAMETAASYFKGEHDFRNFCKLDGSKQITNFKRTMMSSQILQVNEEFYCFDLIGSAFLWHQVRCMTAILFLVGQNLEVPEIVSQLVDVASNPQKPIYDMASDIPLILYDCKFPEMDWIMNNVNDYNSIKYSKIVEGLTLGYQLKSTVATIFQDILPSADQDFQNKTRINLGDGKGKIVGTYEKLFKRKVMESYEIVNKKYKQRKKIPKNKLGLCNHL